Proteins encoded by one window of Antechinus flavipes isolate AdamAnt ecotype Samford, QLD, Australia chromosome 4, AdamAnt_v2, whole genome shotgun sequence:
- the LOC127562127 gene encoding calcium homeostasis modulator protein 6-like, with the protein MEKFKHVLDLLIKYHTVLGYSLLSLLTAGGERIFSSVVFQCPCSATWNLPYSLVFLLVPALILFLLSCLLSTRAKRLMTGCCATGQEEYESREDGPGLCVSMAMCCHFILAAAVAPITWISVALLGGGFYECAASGSTWAARLLCPDQEASCSEQLPQVPCQKAKSEKVQELLKELKAHSQMAGWILIGLLVFILLIFTSITRCQSPLSFFHLKFWKLYCKKEEEILMNEARKHAVELAEENVKCFFDGSQPQEFKIPKSEEWKKISSQYTFNPGHQYYSILHKYVNQREGDCNT; encoded by the exons ATGGAGAAGTTTAAGCATGTGCTGGACTTGTTGATTAAATACCACACTGTTTTAGGCTATAGTTTGTTGAGCCTGCTGACAGCTGGCGGAGAGCGCATCTTCTCCAGCGTAGTATTCCAATGCCCCTGCAGTGCTACCTGGAACCTTCCCTATTCCCTCGTCTTTCTCCTGGTTCCAGCCCTGATTCTTTTCCTGCTGAGCTGCCTTTTGAGTACCCGAGCCAAGAGACTCATGACAGGTTGCTGTGCTACAGGCCAAGAGGAATACGAGAGCAGAGAAGATGGACCGGGGCTGTGTGTTAGTATGGCAATGTGCTGTCACTTCATCTTGGCCGCTGCGGTGGCGCCCATCACCTGGATCTCAGTGGCGCTACTCGGGGGAGGTTTCTACGAGTGCGCAGCCAGCGGCAGCACGTGGGCAGCTCGGCTGTTGTGCCCTGATCAGGAAGCCAGTTGTTCTGAGCAGCTGCCACAGGTGCCGTGCCAGAAAGCAAAGTCGGAGAAGGTCCAGGAGCTTTTGAAGGAGCTCAAGGCACATTCCCAG ATGGCAGGTTGGATCCTGATAGGTCTGCTTGTCTTTATTCTTCTGATTTTCACATCCATCACCAGATGCCAATCTCCACTTAGTTTTTTTCACCTTAAGTTCTGGAAACTGTATtgtaaaaaggaagaggagatatTGATGAATGAAGCTAGGAAGCATGCTGTTGAATTGGCAGAAGAGAATGTCAAATGCTTCTTTGATGGCTCCCAGCCACAAGAGTTCAAAATACCAAAGTCTGAAGAATGGAAGAAGATTTCATCACAATATACATTCAATCCTGGACATCAATATTACAGTATATTACACAAGTATGTTAACCAGCGGGAAGGTGACTGTAATACTTAA